A stretch of Henckelia pumila isolate YLH828 chromosome 4, ASM3356847v2, whole genome shotgun sequence DNA encodes these proteins:
- the LOC140864638 gene encoding uncharacterized protein, with translation MKREGRQHGMVRAYEMLSLPSNPRPRRKMVNEFSSPPTAGLFTRVPTKPTNHSKYTGKCGRPRCRGCHSHPVCKSMEKVKGAHKIRSTGAQGLKFYGFSASGALNYLDRMDYDHYDDDDDDDDDEDVDVRDLSFVLEIHEDVADVDVLHEEALCDSPLVDLEIHEDVCVDDDNDDGMGFCEVGLVWEQVDGDESWCFIDEI, from the coding sequence ATGAAGAGGGAGGGTCGGCAACACGGCATGGTCCGAGCCTACGAGATGCTCTCGTTACCGTCCAACCCACGGCCCCGCCGGAAAATGGTCAACGAGTTCAGCTCTCCCCCCACCGCCGGCCTCTTCACCAGAGTACCCACCAAGCCCACCAACCACTCCAAGTACACGGGAAAGTGCGGTCGCCCCAGGTGTCGCGGCTGCCATAGCCACCCCGTTTGCAAGTCCATGGAAAAAGTCAAGGGAGCCCATAAGATACGCTCCACCGGTGCCCAAGGTTTGAAATTTTATGGGTTTTCTGCTTCGGGGGCGTTGAATTATTTGGACCGTATGGATTATGATCAttacgatgatgatgatgatgatgatgatgatgaggatGTCGATGTTCGCGATTTGTCTTTTGTTCTTGAGATTCATGAAGATGTTGCTGATGTCGATGTTCTTCATGAGGAGGCATTGTGCGATTCGCCTCTTGTTGATCTTGAGATTCATGAAGATGTTTGTGTTGATGATGATAATGATGATGGGATGGGCTTCTGTGAGGTGGGTTTGGTTTGGGAGCAGGTGGATGGAGACGAAAGCTGGTGTTTCATCGACGAAATTTGA